TATTTTAAAGACAGAATTACCGCAGCTTCATTTAGCTCCTTCAAATATAGGACTTGTAGGCATAGAGCAAGAGTTGGCAAAAGATGATAAAACTGAAAAAAAAACGCTTTTAAGAACTCAGCTTAAAGAAGTGGTGGAAGATTATGACTTTATTATTATAGATTCTCCGCCAGCACTTGGAAGTATTACTATTAATGCTTTTGCAGCAAGTGATAGCGTGATTATTCCAATTCAATGTGAATTTTATGCACTTGAAGGTGTAGCTATGGTTTTAAATACTATAAAATTAATCAAAAAAGCTATTAATCCTAAATTAAAAGTGCGTGGGTTTTTGCCAACTATGTATAGTTCTCAAAATAACTTGTCTAAAGATGTTGTTGAAGATTTAAAGCAAAATTTTAAACAGCATCTTTTTACCATTAACGGACAAGAAGATTTTGTTGTAATTCCGCGTAATGTAAAGTTAGCAGAAAGTCCAAGTTTCGGTAAGCCTATTATACTTTATGATATAAAATCTCCAGGTTCAATTGCGTATAAAAATTTAGCTTATTCTATTTTGGGGTGAAAAATGGGTTTAAATAAAGATAAAGGGCTTAGTTCGCTTATTAGCGATATGGATGAGGTTTATAGCAGGGAATTGGGGCTTGATTTAGATAGGGTAGAAGAAATTTTTATAGACAATATCAAAACCAATCCCTTTCAACCGCGTAAAGATTTTGATCAAATAGCTTTAAATGAACTTGCACAATCAATTCAAACTTACGGTTTGATTCAGCCTATTATTTTATTAAAAAAAGATGAAAATTCTTATATTCTTATTGCAGGTGAAAGAAGACTTAGGGCATGTAAAATTTTAGGTTTTGATAAAATTAAAGCTGTTGTGGCTGATATTGATGAGAATAAATTAAGAGAGCTTGCTTTAATAGAAAATATTCAAAGAGAAAATTTAAACCCTATTGAGTTAGCTTACTCTTATAAAGATCTTATTGATGAGCATAAGATTACCCAAGAAGAACTTGCAGTTATTGTTCATAAGTCAAGATCTCAAATTGCCAATACTTTGCGTTTATTAACTCTTGATGAAAATACACAAAAACTTATTCGAGAAGGTAAAATTTCACAAGGACATGCTAAAGTGATTGCGGGACTTGAAGCAAAAGATGAAAAAATGCTTGTAAATACCATATTGGGTCAAAGGTTGAGCGTAAGAGATACAGAAAAAATAGTCCAGAAAATGAAAAATAAACATCAAAGTACAATGAATGATGAAATTAGTTCTGAGCTGAAAAAATTACAAGAGATATTCAATAAGTTAGGTGTGGTAAGTAAGGTTAAGCAATCAGAAATTGTTTTGTCATGTTCTGATGTTACAAAAATTAGAAAACTAAATAAAATACTTGCTACTTGTGTGTGAATTTACTTTAATGAGTTAGAATAATAGTTTTTGTATAATTAGAAAAAGGAGAAAGTTAATGTTTGACGGCGTTCATCTGTCGATTATTTTTACAACTATGGCGATATTTATTGCTTGTATTTTTATTTTAAATATTATTTTGTATAAACCGCTTCTAAAGTTTATGGACGAAAGAAGTGCATCTATTAAGAATGATGAAGAAAAGGTTAAACAAAATTCTCAAGATATGTTAGGCGTTGATGATGAATTGGAAAAAATTCATCAAGAAACAAGAACGGAAATCAATCGCATAAAACAAGAAGCATTAGATGAGGCTAAAAAATCTGCTCAAGAACAAATTAATC
This genomic interval from Campylobacter sp. CCS1377 contains the following:
- a CDS encoding ParB/RepB/Spo0J family partition protein, with protein sequence MGLNKDKGLSSLISDMDEVYSRELGLDLDRVEEIFIDNIKTNPFQPRKDFDQIALNELAQSIQTYGLIQPIILLKKDENSYILIAGERRLRACKILGFDKIKAVVADIDENKLRELALIENIQRENLNPIELAYSYKDLIDEHKITQEELAVIVHKSRSQIANTLRLLTLDENTQKLIREGKISQGHAKVIAGLEAKDEKMLVNTILGQRLSVRDTEKIVQKMKNKHQSTMNDEISSELKKLQEIFNKLGVVSKVKQSEIVLSCSDVTKIRKLNKILATCV
- a CDS encoding AAA family ATPase; amino-acid sequence: MSEVITIANQKGGVGKTTTAINLAASLAVAEKKVLLVDIDPQANATTGLGFNRNNYEYNIYHVFTGRKKFSDIILKTELPQLHLAPSNIGLVGIEQELAKDDKTEKKTLLRTQLKEVVEDYDFIIIDSPPALGSITINAFAASDSVIIPIQCEFYALEGVAMVLNTIKLIKKAINPKLKVRGFLPTMYSSQNNLSKDVVEDLKQNFKQHLFTINGQEDFVVIPRNVKLAESPSFGKPIILYDIKSPGSIAYKNLAYSILG
- a CDS encoding FoF1 ATP synthase subunit B', with product MFDGVHLSIIFTTMAIFIACIFILNIILYKPLLKFMDERSASIKNDEEKVKQNSQDMLGVDDELEKIHQETRTEINRIKQEALDEAKKSAQEQINQKKEELERKMDVFYAKLAEDKKNLELELENRLPILKNALKNNLQNI